A region of Streptomyces sp. TG1A-60 DNA encodes the following proteins:
- a CDS encoding LysR family transcriptional regulator translates to MTLDDLRVFVAVCRAGSLSAVARELGCTQSAVSQHVRRLEREVGVGLVERQARGVVPTRAGRVLQEAAAEGISGLDLALRRLAEMVRGDGGAVRIVTGGTTVRHFMAQGIVDFRRSYPDVGLEFQTVRSSAGCFEALADPSRDLDLSWVTLGPAVRGIEQRAVAELPWVLAVRADDELAGRERVEGRELDGMRLIGLPENSTSYAHLDAAYRALGVAVSPSGAGVADWDTAILLTELGVGHAVVPALPGWTGPGHPGLRFVPVPDLPPLTVGWAVRRWEALSPPARAFADTVARHAVRVGGGVRAVDG, encoded by the coding sequence ATGACCCTCGACGATCTCCGAGTCTTCGTCGCCGTGTGCCGGGCCGGGAGCCTCAGCGCGGTGGCCCGTGAGCTGGGCTGCACGCAGTCGGCGGTGAGCCAGCACGTGCGGCGGCTGGAGCGGGAGGTGGGCGTCGGGCTGGTGGAGCGGCAGGCCCGTGGGGTCGTGCCCACCCGGGCCGGGCGGGTGCTCCAGGAGGCGGCGGCCGAGGGGATCAGCGGGCTCGACCTGGCGTTGCGGCGGCTGGCCGAGATGGTGCGTGGGGACGGCGGTGCCGTACGGATCGTCACCGGCGGCACGACCGTGCGGCACTTCATGGCGCAGGGCATCGTCGACTTCCGGCGCTCGTACCCGGACGTGGGCCTGGAGTTCCAGACCGTACGGTCGAGCGCCGGGTGCTTCGAGGCGCTGGCCGACCCCTCCCGCGACCTCGACCTGTCGTGGGTGACCCTCGGGCCCGCCGTCCGCGGCATCGAACAGCGGGCCGTGGCGGAGCTGCCCTGGGTGCTCGCCGTACGCGCCGACGACGAACTCGCCGGCCGGGAACGGGTGGAGGGCCGGGAGCTGGACGGGATGCGGCTCATCGGGCTGCCGGAGAACTCCACCTCCTACGCCCATCTCGACGCCGCCTACCGTGCGTTGGGTGTCGCCGTCAGCCCGTCCGGCGCCGGTGTCGCCGACTGGGACACCGCGATCCTCCTCACCGAACTCGGCGTCGGCCACGCCGTCGTCCCCGCGCTCCCCGGCTGGACCGGCCCCGGCCACCCCGGGCTGCGTTTCGTCCCGGTCCCCGATCTGCCCCCGCTCACCGTCGGCTGGGCCGTGCGACGCTGGGAGGCCCTGTCGCCCCCGGCCCGCGCCTTCGCGGACACGGTGGCCCGGCATGCGGTGCGGGTGGGGGGCGGGGTGCGGGCGGTCGACGGGTGA
- a CDS encoding 2-dehydropantoate 2-reductase, whose amino-acid sequence MTDERRTVAVLGPGGVGGLLAALLARAGNRVVCLAGEESARVLEKDGIAVRSPLFGEFTSRVETATELREPVGAALIAVKHTALTAALDRLPATALDGGTLVVPFLNGVEHPAALRAHYGDAAPVAPATIRVESTRVAPGVIEHGSPFAEVDLTGDTVPRERLNSLAGALEWSGVSTRVLADETAVLWAKMSFLAPFALLTTRHGLPLGEIRTRHRAELTALVEETAAVSAASGAPMDPAEALRRYDAFRPATRSSMQRDAEAGRPVELDAIGGALLRAARRHGVPVPVAAKVVEQLRAAGH is encoded by the coding sequence ATGACGGACGAACGGCGGACGGTGGCGGTTCTGGGTCCGGGCGGCGTGGGCGGCCTGCTCGCCGCGCTGCTGGCCCGCGCCGGGAACCGCGTGGTCTGCCTGGCCGGTGAGGAATCGGCACGCGTTCTGGAGAAGGACGGGATCGCGGTCAGGAGCCCCCTCTTCGGGGAGTTCACCAGCCGCGTGGAGACCGCGACCGAACTCCGTGAACCGGTCGGCGCGGCTTTGATCGCGGTGAAGCACACGGCCCTGACGGCGGCCCTGGACCGGCTCCCGGCGACGGCGCTGGACGGCGGCACCCTCGTCGTACCGTTCCTGAACGGCGTCGAACACCCGGCGGCTCTCCGCGCCCACTACGGCGACGCCGCCCCCGTCGCCCCGGCCACCATCCGCGTCGAGTCGACCCGCGTCGCCCCGGGCGTCATCGAACACGGCAGTCCCTTCGCGGAGGTCGACCTCACCGGCGACACGGTCCCGCGCGAGCGGCTCAACTCCCTTGCCGGGGCCCTGGAATGGTCCGGTGTGAGCACCAGGGTCCTGGCGGACGAGACGGCGGTGCTGTGGGCGAAGATGTCGTTCCTGGCGCCGTTCGCCCTGCTGACCACCCGCCACGGCCTGCCCCTCGGCGAGATCCGCACGCGCCACCGCGCGGAGTTGACCGCCCTGGTGGAGGAGACCGCGGCGGTCAGCGCGGCCTCCGGCGCCCCCATGGACCCGGCCGAGGCCCTGCGTCGCTACGACGCCTTCCGGCCCGCCACCAGGTCGTCCATGCAGCGTGACGCCGAGGCCGGCCGCCCTGTCGAACTGGACGCGATCGGCGGCGCGTTGCTCCGCGCGGCGCGGCGTCACGGCGTACCGGTGCCGGTGGCGGCCAAGGTGGTGGAGCAACTGCGGGCGGCGGGCCACTGA
- a CDS encoding DUF2277 domain-containing protein, which yields MCRSIKTLRPPVLPEEATEDDIRAAALQYVRKVSGFRAPAAHNREVFDHAVDAIATATAELLAGLEVRGAPRRAG from the coding sequence ATGTGCCGCAGCATCAAGACCCTCCGACCGCCCGTCCTCCCCGAAGAGGCCACCGAGGACGACATCCGCGCCGCCGCCCTCCAGTACGTCCGCAAGGTCTCCGGCTTCCGCGCCCCCGCCGCCCACAACCGCGAGGTCTTCGACCACGCGGTGGACGCGATCGCGACGGCCACGGCCGAACTGCTGGCCGGTCTGGAAGTACGGGGTGCCCCGCGCCGGGCGGGGTGA
- a CDS encoding VTT domain-containing protein yields MLESLGWLAAGPWIYALVAASVVLDVFLPVLPSGVLVIAVATAAAAETAAGAMSREVPDILVLLLSATTASVLGDLVAYRLAWRGSARLDRAIARSRRLRNAQERLGSALARGGGLLVVVARFAPAGRSVVSLGAGAARHRARDFLPWSAVAGLTWAAYSVTLGYLGAQWLGPSWLATAVPFAALFGAGAAAAHFMRRPA; encoded by the coding sequence GTGCTTGAGAGTCTGGGTTGGCTGGCCGCCGGCCCATGGATCTACGCCTTGGTGGCCGCGTCCGTCGTGCTGGACGTGTTCCTCCCGGTCCTGCCGAGCGGTGTCCTGGTCATCGCGGTGGCCACGGCCGCGGCGGCGGAGACGGCGGCGGGGGCGATGTCCCGCGAGGTCCCCGACATCCTGGTACTGCTGCTCTCGGCGACGACCGCGTCCGTGCTCGGTGATCTGGTGGCGTACCGGCTAGCCTGGCGGGGCAGCGCGCGCCTCGACCGCGCGATCGCCCGCTCCCGGCGGCTGCGGAACGCGCAGGAACGTCTCGGCTCGGCGCTGGCCCGGGGCGGCGGCCTCCTGGTCGTCGTCGCCCGCTTCGCCCCCGCCGGCCGCTCCGTCGTCTCCCTCGGCGCCGGCGCCGCCCGTCACCGTGCCCGCGACTTCCTCCCCTGGTCCGCCGTCGCAGGCCTCACCTGGGCCGCGTACAGCGTCACCCTGGGCTACCTCGGCGCCCAGTGGCTGGGCCCGTCCTGGCTCGCCACGGCGGTCCCGTTCGCCGCCCTCTTCGGAGCGGGCGCGGCGGCGGCGCACTTCATGCGCCGCCCCGCCTGA
- a CDS encoding DoxX family protein yields the protein MTGRLNSAQPYVLGLFRIVIGLLFTCHGVRSLFGVLGGVDGQGATVSAGTWPGWYASVIQLVGGALVLLGLGTRFAAFIASGAMAYAYFKVHQPGGLWPIENGGEGAALYCWAMFLLVFTGSGALGLDQFLTRRQASSTDQKATREAPVAA from the coding sequence ATGACCGGACGCCTCAACAGCGCCCAGCCATACGTCCTCGGTCTGTTCCGCATCGTCATCGGCCTGCTCTTCACCTGCCACGGCGTCCGGAGCCTCTTCGGCGTCCTCGGTGGTGTGGACGGGCAGGGTGCCACCGTCTCGGCCGGCACCTGGCCCGGCTGGTACGCGTCCGTCATCCAACTCGTCGGCGGCGCTCTGGTGCTTCTCGGCCTCGGCACCCGCTTCGCGGCGTTCATCGCCTCCGGTGCGATGGCCTACGCGTACTTCAAGGTGCACCAGCCGGGGGGCCTGTGGCCGATCGAGAACGGCGGCGAGGGCGCGGCCCTCTACTGCTGGGCCATGTTCCTCCTGGTCTTCACCGGTTCCGGGGCGCTCGGCCTCGACCAGTTCCTCACCAGGCGCCAGGCCTCGTCCACGGACCAGAAGGCCACGCGCGAGGCACCCGTGGCGGCCTGA
- a CDS encoding FAD/NAD(P)-binding protein encodes MRRTVRFPADGPPHRAPRCAPIARELPPLSDLLGISGIGIALVGAGPRGTSVLERLCASAPELLRPGTRLTVHVVDPAPPGPGQVWRTDQSPHLLMNTVASQVTLFTDDSVDCSGPIRPGPSLYEWATGAAGGPGDRGNPGDPGAVDGVGAAGGPGPDDYPTRARYGRYLEWVFAEVVRGAPPEIRVEVHGTRAVRLDDAPDGSQRLTLATGRVLTGLAAVVLTQGHLPTVPDEAARGLTAYAARHGLRHFPPANPADLDLSPVTPGEPVLLRGLGLNFFDHMALLTTGRGGLFVHDDGGGEGGGKGRLRYVPSGREPRLYAGSRRGVPYQARGDNAKGPYGRHTPLVLTSEVITGFRKRADSGEAPDFLAEIWPLVAKEVETVYYEGVLGASGVPAACCGAFGPSCADAPLGRFRDRFLAVPHRSAQEAAVLDEFGVVEADRWSWDRISRPYTGRVFTGPRAWQDWLLGYLREDAAQAALGNVEGPLKAALDVLRDLRNELRLIVDHGGLAGASRREHLDRWYTPLNAFLSIGPPRSRIEEMSALVEAGVLTVLGPRLEVRPEGGAWLAHSPDVPGSAVRVTTVVEARLPEPDLRRTADDLLASLLREGGCRPHLVDGYETGGLDVTHRPYHLIDRQGVAHTRRFAFGVPTEGVHWVTAAGARPGVDSVTLSDADAVARAVLRATTCGESPQAQANTWPDVELESID; translated from the coding sequence ATGAGGCGGACCGTCCGCTTCCCGGCGGACGGTCCGCCGCACCGCGCCCCACGATGCGCCCCAATCGCACGGGAGTTACCACCCTTGTCCGATTTGCTAGGGATCAGTGGCATCGGCATCGCTCTCGTCGGCGCCGGCCCTCGTGGCACCAGCGTCCTGGAGCGCCTCTGCGCCTCAGCCCCCGAACTGCTCCGCCCCGGCACCCGCCTGACCGTCCACGTCGTCGACCCCGCGCCGCCGGGCCCGGGCCAGGTGTGGCGCACCGACCAGTCCCCCCACCTGCTGATGAACACCGTGGCCTCCCAGGTCACCCTCTTCACCGACGACAGCGTGGACTGCTCGGGTCCGATACGGCCGGGCCCGAGCCTGTACGAGTGGGCGACCGGCGCGGCGGGCGGGCCGGGAGATCGGGGAAACCCGGGAGATCCGGGTGCGGTGGACGGGGTGGGCGCGGCGGGCGGGCCGGGGCCCGACGACTATCCGACCCGGGCCCGGTACGGCCGCTACCTGGAGTGGGTCTTCGCCGAGGTGGTGCGGGGCGCGCCGCCCGAGATCCGGGTCGAGGTCCACGGCACCCGCGCGGTCCGCCTCGACGACGCCCCCGACGGCAGCCAGCGGCTGACCCTCGCCACCGGCCGTGTCCTGACCGGCCTCGCCGCCGTGGTCCTCACCCAGGGCCACCTCCCCACGGTCCCGGACGAGGCGGCACGGGGCCTGACCGCGTACGCCGCCCGCCACGGCCTGCGCCACTTCCCGCCCGCCAACCCGGCCGACCTCGACCTCTCCCCCGTCACCCCGGGCGAGCCGGTCCTCCTTCGGGGCCTCGGCCTCAACTTCTTCGATCACATGGCCCTGCTGACGACCGGCCGGGGCGGCCTCTTCGTACACGACGACGGGGGTGGCGAAGGCGGCGGGAAGGGGCGGCTGCGGTACGTCCCCTCGGGCCGCGAGCCGCGCCTGTACGCGGGCTCCCGGCGCGGCGTCCCGTACCAGGCGCGCGGCGACAACGCCAAGGGCCCCTACGGCCGCCACACCCCGCTCGTCCTGACCTCCGAGGTGATCACCGGCTTCCGCAAGCGCGCGGACTCCGGGGAGGCGCCGGACTTCCTCGCGGAGATATGGCCGCTGGTGGCCAAGGAGGTCGAAACGGTCTACTACGAGGGGGTGCTGGGGGCGTCGGGGGTCCCGGCCGCGTGCTGCGGGGCCTTCGGCCCCTCCTGCGCCGACGCGCCCCTCGGCCGCTTCCGCGACCGTTTCCTCGCCGTACCCCACCGCTCGGCCCAAGAGGCCGCCGTCCTGGACGAGTTCGGGGTCGTGGAGGCCGACCGGTGGTCGTGGGACCGGATCTCACGGCCGTACACGGGACGGGTGTTCACGGGCCCGCGGGCCTGGCAGGACTGGCTGCTGGGATATCTGCGGGAGGACGCCGCGCAGGCGGCGCTCGGGAACGTCGAGGGTCCGCTGAAGGCGGCGCTGGACGTGCTGCGGGACCTGCGGAACGAACTGCGGCTGATCGTGGACCACGGCGGACTGGCGGGGGCGTCACGCCGGGAGCATCTGGACCGCTGGTACACGCCGCTGAACGCGTTCCTGTCCATCGGCCCGCCCCGCAGCCGTATCGAGGAGATGTCCGCGCTGGTCGAGGCGGGCGTGCTGACGGTGCTCGGCCCGCGCCTCGAGGTACGGCCGGAGGGCGGGGCCTGGCTGGCGCACTCGCCCGATGTGCCGGGGTCGGCGGTCCGGGTGACGACCGTCGTCGAGGCCCGCCTTCCGGAGCCGGACCTGCGCAGGACCGCCGACGACCTGCTCGCGAGCCTGCTGAGGGAGGGAGGGTGCCGTCCGCACCTGGTGGACGGGTACGAAACGGGCGGACTGGACGTGACGCACCGGCCGTATCACCTGATAGACCGTCAAGGTGTCGCACACACACGGCGATTCGCGTTCGGGGTTCCCACGGAAGGGGTGCACTGGGTGACGGCCGCGGGCGCCCGCCCAGGGGTGGATTCGGTCACTCTTTCGGATGCGGATGCCGTGGCGCGAGCGGTTCTACGTGCGACGACATGCGGGGAAAGCCCTCAGGCGCAGGCGAACACCTGGCCAGATGTTGAACTTGAAAGTATTGATTAG
- a CDS encoding alkaline phosphatase D family protein — protein sequence MARLRLGPLLRYVDGSSATVWVETSRPCAVEVRCAGGGGGEAPTFQVAGHHYALVPVTGLAPGTTSAYEVLLDGTPVWPRPDSAFPPSEIRTPAEGDTVRIAFGSCRWAAPPRGEPDPVGPDALDALATRLAEDPRAPRPDVLLLLGDQVYADETSEATRRWLAARRDPADPPGDQVADYEEYTHLYYESWLDPRVRWLLSTVPTCMIFDDHDVIDDWNTSEAWLAGMRATPWWRERILSGLMSYWVHQHLGNLSPAELAADRVYAAVRATPDGTDALRTHAAEADRDAASVRWSYRRDFGRVRLLMLDSRAARVLDERNRSMLDPGEATWLRTEALDARGSYDHLLIGTSLPWLLPHLVHNAEAWSAALCRGERGDRWARLGEDLRQRADLEHWAAFPESFEALTRLIAEVGSGAEAPATVLVLSGDVHHAYTAEPSWPEGDSGDAPGPPDARVLQLTCSPVHNSVPLSMKLGFRFGWSGTGQALGRWFERHGRGARPSIDWRRTGGPWFGNHLMTLTLRGRSARLRLDRARGREARLETATESVLTP from the coding sequence ATGGCAAGGCTGCGTCTGGGGCCGCTGTTGCGTTATGTGGACGGCTCGTCCGCGACCGTATGGGTCGAGACGAGCCGTCCGTGTGCCGTCGAGGTGCGGTGCGCCGGGGGCGGGGGCGGCGAGGCCCCCACCTTCCAGGTCGCCGGACACCACTACGCGCTGGTCCCGGTGACGGGACTGGCGCCGGGCACGACCTCGGCGTACGAGGTGCTGCTGGACGGCACACCCGTGTGGCCTCGGCCCGACTCGGCCTTCCCGCCCTCCGAGATCCGCACGCCGGCCGAGGGCGACACCGTCCGGATCGCCTTCGGCTCCTGCCGCTGGGCCGCGCCGCCCCGGGGCGAGCCGGACCCGGTGGGCCCGGACGCCCTGGACGCACTGGCGACCCGCCTGGCCGAGGACCCGAGGGCCCCGCGCCCCGACGTACTCCTCCTACTGGGCGACCAGGTCTACGCGGACGAGACCTCCGAGGCCACCCGCCGCTGGCTCGCCGCCCGGCGCGATCCGGCCGACCCGCCGGGCGACCAGGTGGCGGACTACGAGGAGTACACCCACCTCTACTACGAATCCTGGCTCGACCCCCGGGTCCGCTGGCTGCTCTCCACCGTCCCCACCTGCATGATCTTCGACGACCACGACGTCATCGACGACTGGAACACCAGCGAGGCCTGGCTCGCCGGCATGCGGGCCACTCCCTGGTGGCGCGAGCGGATCCTGAGCGGCCTGATGTCGTACTGGGTCCACCAGCATCTCGGCAACCTCTCCCCCGCCGAACTGGCCGCCGACCGCGTCTACGCCGCCGTACGCGCCACCCCCGACGGTACGGACGCGCTGCGCACCCACGCCGCCGAGGCCGACCGGGACGCGGCTTCGGTCCGCTGGAGCTACCGACGGGACTTCGGGCGGGTACGGCTCCTGATGCTCGACAGCCGGGCCGCGCGCGTCCTCGACGAGCGGAACCGGTCGATGCTGGACCCCGGCGAGGCGACGTGGCTGCGCACCGAGGCACTGGACGCGCGCGGCTCGTACGACCATCTCCTCATCGGCACCTCGCTGCCCTGGCTCCTGCCCCACCTCGTGCACAACGCCGAGGCCTGGAGCGCGGCCCTGTGCCGGGGCGAGCGCGGGGACCGCTGGGCGCGGCTCGGGGAGGATCTGCGGCAGCGCGCCGACCTGGAGCACTGGGCCGCCTTTCCCGAGTCCTTCGAGGCCCTGACCCGGCTGATCGCCGAGGTGGGTTCGGGGGCCGAGGCCCCGGCGACCGTGCTCGTACTCTCCGGGGACGTGCACCACGCCTATACCGCCGAACCGTCCTGGCCCGAGGGCGACTCGGGCGATGCCCCGGGCCCCCCCGACGCCCGCGTCCTCCAGCTCACCTGCTCCCCCGTGCACAACTCCGTCCCGCTCTCCATGAAGCTCGGTTTCCGCTTCGGCTGGAGCGGGACGGGGCAGGCCCTGGGCCGGTGGTTCGAACGGCACGGGCGGGGTGCGCGGCCCTCGATCGACTGGCGCAGGACGGGCGGCCCGTGGTTCGGCAACCACCTCATGACGCTGACGCTGCGCGGCCGTTCGGCACGGCTGCGACTCGACCGGGCACGGGGCCGCGAGGCCCGGCTGGAAACGGCGACCGAGTCGGTACTCACCCCCTAA